The Burkholderia pyrrocinia genome has a segment encoding these proteins:
- a CDS encoding SurA N-terminal domain-containing protein — MLDFFRNHQRLMMALLLLIVLPGLGFVGIQGFRGFFDDSANAAAVNGHKITRVEFDGAFRQQIDQARQALGGQFDVKMFDTPEHRKQVLDGLIQQRVLADETQRLHLTASDNAVRDALMSDPMIASLKKPDGSIDVERYAQLLSFQGMTPEQYQERVRYSLALQQIPASIVSSAFTPKSLAQHLSELAAQQREVQALVLKTSDFASKVQPTDAQLTAYYDAHKQSFATPETATIQYLVYSPAAAAAGAQPTDADIKKFYDDNPTHFRTEAQVRVSHIFIAAAGSASAADKAAAKTKAEQVLADVKAHPDQFAQIAQKSSQDAPSAAKGGDLGFITRGSTAGGKAFDDAAFALKQGDVSGVVQSDLGFHILKATEVKPAAVKPFAEVKDQIAIDLKRQYASKAFTDNAEGFTSTVYEKAKTLQPAADKYKLTIQTASVTPTPNPQLPPTSPLNNPKFLAAVFANDSVKNQNNTQAIDVGNNTLISARVTDYKPAAVPALDAIKDVVRQKVVAEQAAALAQKDGAAKLAGLQKSKSADGFTAVQKVSRTQSQGLTPAALSAVYKVDPKTLPAYVGVDLGADGYAIYRVNAVIPGTAVDPQQLAAAQQQMAQVDAQSEGEAYLAALRDRSKVKLYGTTTSQSQDGGN; from the coding sequence ATGCTCGATTTCTTCCGTAATCACCAGCGCCTGATGATGGCGCTCCTGCTCCTGATCGTGTTGCCGGGGCTGGGTTTCGTCGGGATCCAAGGCTTCCGCGGCTTCTTCGACGATAGTGCGAACGCCGCAGCGGTCAACGGGCACAAGATCACGCGGGTCGAATTCGACGGCGCGTTCCGCCAGCAGATCGACCAGGCGCGTCAGGCGCTCGGCGGGCAGTTCGACGTCAAGATGTTCGATACGCCCGAGCATCGCAAGCAGGTGCTCGACGGCCTGATCCAGCAACGCGTACTGGCCGACGAAACGCAGCGTCTGCACCTGACCGCGTCCGACAATGCGGTGCGCGATGCGCTGATGAGCGACCCGATGATCGCGTCGCTGAAGAAGCCCGACGGTTCGATCGACGTCGAGCGTTACGCGCAACTGCTGTCGTTCCAGGGGATGACGCCCGAGCAGTACCAGGAGCGCGTGCGCTACAGCCTCGCGCTGCAGCAGATTCCGGCCAGCATCGTGTCGAGCGCGTTCACGCCGAAGAGCCTCGCGCAACACCTGTCCGAACTCGCCGCGCAGCAGCGCGAAGTGCAGGCGCTGGTGCTGAAGACGAGCGATTTCGCATCGAAGGTCCAGCCGACCGACGCGCAACTCACCGCGTACTACGACGCGCACAAGCAGAGCTTCGCGACGCCGGAGACCGCAACGATCCAGTACCTCGTCTATTCGCCGGCCGCGGCGGCCGCAGGCGCACAGCCGACCGATGCGGACATCAAGAAGTTCTACGACGACAACCCGACGCACTTCCGCACCGAAGCGCAGGTGCGCGTGAGCCACATCTTCATCGCCGCGGCGGGCAGCGCAAGCGCGGCCGACAAGGCGGCCGCGAAGACGAAGGCCGAACAGGTGCTCGCCGACGTGAAGGCGCATCCGGACCAGTTCGCGCAGATCGCGCAGAAGAGCTCGCAGGACGCGCCGTCGGCTGCGAAGGGCGGCGACCTCGGCTTCATTACGCGCGGCTCGACGGCAGGCGGCAAGGCGTTCGACGATGCCGCATTCGCACTCAAGCAGGGCGACGTGAGCGGTGTCGTGCAGTCGGATCTCGGCTTCCACATCCTGAAGGCGACCGAAGTGAAGCCGGCGGCCGTCAAGCCGTTCGCGGAAGTGAAGGACCAGATCGCGATCGACCTGAAGCGGCAGTACGCGTCGAAGGCGTTCACGGACAACGCGGAAGGCTTCACGTCGACCGTCTACGAAAAGGCGAAGACGCTGCAGCCGGCCGCGGACAAGTACAAGCTGACGATCCAGACGGCCAGCGTCACGCCGACGCCGAATCCGCAACTGCCGCCGACGAGCCCGCTGAACAATCCGAAGTTCCTGGCCGCCGTGTTCGCGAACGACTCGGTGAAGAACCAGAACAACACGCAGGCGATCGACGTCGGCAACAACACGCTGATCTCGGCGCGCGTGACCGACTACAAGCCGGCTGCGGTGCCCGCGCTCGACGCGATCAAGGACGTCGTACGCCAGAAGGTCGTCGCCGAGCAGGCCGCGGCACTCGCGCAGAAGGACGGTGCGGCGAAGCTGGCCGGGCTGCAGAAGTCGAAGTCGGCCGACGGGTTCACGGCAGTGCAGAAGGTGTCGCGCACGCAGTCGCAGGGCCTGACGCCGGCCGCGTTGAGCGCCGTCTACAAGGTCGATCCGAAGACGCTGCCGGCTTACGTCGGGGTCGATCTCGGCGCGGACGGCTATGCGATCTACCGCGTGAACGCGGTGATCCCGGGTACGGCCGTCGATCCGCAGCAACTGGCGGCGGCGCAGCAGCAGATGGCGCAGGTCGACGCGCAAAGCGAGGGCGAAGCGTATCTCGCCGCGCTGCGCGATCGCTCGAAAGTCAAGCTGTACGGGACGACGACCAGCCAGTCGCAGGACGGCGGCAACTGA
- the lon gene encoding endopeptidase La has translation MSGTQLLPPERITLPLLPLRDVVVFPHMVIPLFVGRPKSIKALEAAMEGGKHIMLVAQKTAAKDEPTEKDMYEVGCIANILQMLKLPDGTVKVLVEGLQRAKALSIEEQETQFSCDVMPLEPDHADSAETEALRRAIVSQFDQYVKLNKKIPPEILTSLSGIDEAGRLADMIAERLPLKLDQKQHILEMFPVIERLEHLLAQLEAEIDILQVEKRIRGRVKRQMEKSQREYYLNEQVKAIQKELGEGEEGADLEELEKRINAARMPKEAKKKADAELKKLKLMSPMSAEATVVRNYIDTLIGLPWRKKSKVNNDLSNAEQVLDEDHFGLEKVKERILEYLAVQQRVDKVKAPILCLVGPPGVGKTSLGQSIARATNRKFVRMALGGVRDEAEIRGHRRTYIGSMPGKILQSLTKVGVRNPLFLLDEVDKMGMDFRGDPSSALLEVLDPEQNHTFADHYIEVDFDLSDVMFVATSNSLNIPPPLLDRMEVIRLSGYTEDEKVSIAQRYLLPKQKKNNGLKEGEIDVAEQAIRDIIRYYTREAGVRSLEREVSKICRKVVKMLLLKKASGAIKVDGENLDTFLGVRKYDFGLAAKENQVGQVTGLAWTEVGGDLLTIEAAVMPGKGNVIRTGSLGDVMKESVEAARSVVRSRSRRLGIKDEAFEKQDIHIHVPEGATPKDGPSAGGAMTTALVSVLTGIPVRADVAMTGEITLRGEVLPIGGLKEKLLAAHRGGIKLVLIPEENVKDLADIPDNVKNAIEIVPVRWIDKVLELALERSPTPLPPEEEAKAAAPVGEAAKDAGSTEVVKH, from the coding sequence ATGTCAGGCACCCAACTTCTCCCGCCGGAACGCATCACGCTCCCGCTGCTGCCGCTGCGGGACGTCGTCGTTTTCCCGCACATGGTGATTCCGCTCTTCGTGGGCCGGCCGAAATCGATCAAGGCCCTCGAAGCAGCGATGGAAGGCGGCAAGCACATCATGCTCGTCGCCCAGAAAACCGCGGCCAAGGACGAACCGACCGAAAAGGACATGTACGAGGTCGGCTGTATCGCCAACATCCTGCAGATGCTGAAGCTGCCGGACGGCACCGTGAAGGTGCTCGTCGAGGGCCTGCAGCGCGCGAAGGCGTTGTCGATCGAAGAACAGGAGACGCAGTTCTCCTGCGACGTGATGCCGCTCGAGCCCGATCATGCCGACAGCGCTGAAACGGAAGCGCTGCGCCGCGCGATCGTGTCGCAGTTCGACCAGTACGTGAAGCTGAACAAGAAGATCCCGCCGGAGATCCTCACGTCGCTGTCGGGCATCGACGAAGCAGGCCGCCTCGCGGACATGATCGCCGAGCGCCTGCCGCTGAAGCTCGACCAGAAGCAGCACATCCTCGAGATGTTCCCGGTCATCGAGCGTCTCGAGCACCTGCTTGCGCAGCTCGAAGCCGAGATCGACATCCTGCAGGTCGAAAAGCGCATCCGCGGGCGCGTGAAGCGCCAGATGGAAAAGAGCCAGCGCGAGTACTACCTGAACGAGCAGGTCAAGGCGATCCAGAAGGAACTGGGCGAAGGCGAAGAGGGTGCCGATCTCGAGGAACTCGAGAAGCGCATCAATGCCGCGCGCATGCCGAAGGAAGCCAAGAAGAAGGCCGATGCCGAGCTGAAGAAGCTGAAGCTGATGTCGCCGATGTCGGCGGAAGCGACCGTCGTGCGCAACTACATCGACACGCTGATCGGCCTGCCGTGGCGCAAGAAGAGCAAGGTCAACAACGACCTGTCGAACGCCGAGCAGGTGCTCGACGAGGATCACTTCGGCCTCGAGAAGGTCAAGGAACGGATCCTCGAGTATCTCGCGGTGCAACAGCGCGTCGACAAGGTCAAGGCGCCGATCCTGTGCCTCGTCGGGCCCCCGGGCGTCGGCAAGACCTCGCTCGGCCAGTCGATCGCCCGTGCGACGAACCGCAAGTTCGTCCGGATGGCGCTCGGCGGCGTGCGCGACGAAGCCGAGATCCGCGGCCACCGTCGTACGTATATCGGTTCGATGCCGGGCAAGATCCTGCAGAGCCTCACGAAGGTCGGCGTGCGCAATCCGCTCTTCCTGCTCGACGAAGTCGACAAGATGGGCATGGATTTCCGCGGCGATCCGTCGTCGGCGCTGCTCGAAGTGCTCGATCCGGAACAGAACCACACGTTCGCCGACCACTACATCGAGGTCGACTTCGACCTGTCTGACGTGATGTTCGTCGCGACGTCGAACTCGCTGAACATCCCGCCGCCGCTGCTCGACCGGATGGAAGTGATTCGTCTGTCGGGTTACACGGAAGACGAGAAGGTCAGCATCGCGCAGCGTTACCTGCTGCCGAAGCAGAAGAAGAACAACGGGCTGAAGGAAGGCGAGATCGACGTCGCCGAACAGGCGATCCGCGACATCATCCGCTACTACACGCGCGAAGCCGGTGTGCGTTCGCTCGAGCGGGAAGTGTCGAAGATCTGCCGCAAGGTCGTGAAGATGCTGCTGCTGAAGAAGGCATCGGGCGCGATCAAGGTCGATGGCGAGAACCTCGATACGTTCCTCGGCGTGCGCAAGTACGACTTCGGCCTCGCGGCGAAGGAAAACCAGGTCGGTCAGGTGACGGGCCTCGCGTGGACGGAAGTCGGCGGCGACCTGCTGACGATCGAAGCCGCGGTGATGCCCGGCAAGGGCAACGTGATCCGCACGGGTTCGCTCGGCGACGTGATGAAGGAGTCGGTCGAGGCTGCACGTTCGGTCGTGCGTTCGCGTTCGCGCCGTCTGGGCATCAAGGACGAAGCGTTCGAGAAGCAGGACATCCACATCCACGTGCCGGAAGGCGCGACGCCGAAGGACGGTCCGTCCGCCGGCGGTGCGATGACGACCGCGCTGGTGTCGGTGCTGACGGGTATCCCCGTGCGTGCCGATGTCGCGATGACGGGCGAAATCACGTTGCGTGGTGAAGTGCTGCCGATCGGCGGGCTGAAGGAAAAGCTGCTGGCTGCGCATCGCGGCGGCATCAAGCTCGTGCTGATCCCGGAAGAGAACGTGAAGGATCTCGCGGACATTCCGGACAACGTGAAGAACGCGATCGAGATCGTGCCGGTCCGCTGGATCGACAAGGTGCTGGAGCTCGCGCTCGAGCGTTCGCCGACTCCGCTGCCGCCGGAAGAAGAAGCGAAGGCAGCGGCGCCGGTCGGCGAGGCGGCGAAGGATGCCGGCTCGACGGAAGTCGTCAAGCACTGA